The Acanthopagrus latus isolate v.2019 chromosome 6, fAcaLat1.1, whole genome shotgun sequence genome includes a region encoding these proteins:
- the LOC119020475 gene encoding endothelin-3 isoform X1, translated as MANVSSADVGVLFLIVITVSLANGSSSSKDVNQRSEAEAFKLNGLHPSRVDNLSGDASKEEEKPCPACDPPGARRRAKRCTCYTYKDKECVYYCHLDIIWINTPEHTVPYGMSSYKGSLRMRRSAGTAQRCVCTVHNDSTCSSFCMDSRQRRPAPARSVRSSCA; from the exons ATGGCTAATGTTTCGTCGGCTGATGTGGGAGTTCTGTTTCTCATCGTAATCACCGTATCTTTGGCAAATG GTTCCTCATCAAGCAAAGATGTAAACCAGAGGAGTGAGGCCGAAGCCTTCAAGCTGAACGGACTTCATCCCAGCCGTGTAGACAACCTCAGTGGTGATGCCTctaaagaggaagagaagccATGCCCTGCTTGTGACCCACCAGGAGCCAGAAGGCGTGCAAAGAGATGCACATGCTACACCTACAAAGACAAGGAGTGTGTGTATTACTGCCATCTGGACATCATCTGGATCAACACACCAGA gcATACTGTACCATATGGTATGTCCAGTTACAAAGGATCCCTGCGTATGAGGCGCTCTGCTGGGACTGCTCAGcgctgtgtgtgtacagtgcataatgactccacctgcagcagcttctgcaTGGACAG caggcagaggagaccAGCACCCGCACGGAGCGTCCGCAGCAGCTGTGCATAG
- the LOC119020475 gene encoding endothelin-3 isoform X2 — protein sequence MANVSSADVGVLFLIVITVSLANGSSSSKDVNQRSEAEAFKLNGLHPSRVDNLSGDASKEEEKPCPACDPPGARRRAKRCTCYTYKDKECVYYCHLDIIWINTPEHTVPYGMSSYKGSLRMRRSAGTAQRCVCTVHNDSTCSSFCMDRQRRPAPARSVRSSCA from the exons ATGGCTAATGTTTCGTCGGCTGATGTGGGAGTTCTGTTTCTCATCGTAATCACCGTATCTTTGGCAAATG GTTCCTCATCAAGCAAAGATGTAAACCAGAGGAGTGAGGCCGAAGCCTTCAAGCTGAACGGACTTCATCCCAGCCGTGTAGACAACCTCAGTGGTGATGCCTctaaagaggaagagaagccATGCCCTGCTTGTGACCCACCAGGAGCCAGAAGGCGTGCAAAGAGATGCACATGCTACACCTACAAAGACAAGGAGTGTGTGTATTACTGCCATCTGGACATCATCTGGATCAACACACCAGA gcATACTGTACCATATGGTATGTCCAGTTACAAAGGATCCCTGCGTATGAGGCGCTCTGCTGGGACTGCTCAGcgctgtgtgtgtacagtgcataatgactccacctgcagcagcttctgcaTGGACAG gcagaggagaccAGCACCCGCACGGAGCGTCCGCAGCAGCTGTGCATAG